A segment of the Yersinia rochesterensis genome:
GAATTCCAAATACTGCGAGATTTCGCTGATCAAAAATTTGATTTGTTACTTGATAAATTCAATAAAAACAATAATATGTCAGCATTTCAAAAATCTGCTGATGTTACCGTTCAATTGATGCAACAAAGTTTTTTTGATGTAAAAGAAAAATGTCAAAATGAAGAAGATAAGAAGTTGGCCCAAGAAGCATTTGTCGCACAAATAGTTTATATTATCGCCAACTACAATCGATTTTTTACTAACCTTTAATATTAGTGATTGAACCTTTCATTTATGTCGTTAAATTATTCAATATTTTGACTCTTAATTATTTGATATTTTATATACTGAGTATCTAATCATCTATCTTACGCTATAAAAGTAAGAATCAGAGCCTCTATTATTCGAGGCTCTGATTTTACTGTTTCATTGATGCATTTGTAGGGGTACGGCTAGGTATTCTGTCAGAGCCATGTTCACTTAAATGAACCTGCCGTTTATACGGCTATTTTTACCTCTGACAGGGATGAAAATGTGATAACAAATCGTGTTGGGTAGCATCCTAGCAAGCCCGTTTAGGAAAAAACACGTTTTCCTAACAATTCATGCAACTAAACTTTCAGCCTGTGATCACTCCCGCAAGAAAGCAAAATAATCAGTAGCGGCGTATTACCGGTTTCTGCATTGAGCACCAGATCCAGACCACCACCACGGCTAAAATCAACCATGGCAACAACTTAATCATCATCACAAATAAGCCGCCCAACATCATAAAAGCAGCGGCCACCAATAATGCAGCGAAGATACCCAACAAGGAGATGCCGGTTGCCATCAACATGATGAAAAAACCGATAACAAAGAAAATTTCTAACATGGCTGGCTCCTTAATTGCTGTTTAATCCCCTGTAAATGCATCACTTACACAGTGATCTCGACAGAGATTTTATCAACGGTTTACCAAGATACAGTACAAGAAACGTGCCAACCCAGAGCAAGCAGATAACATATTGAATTTATTACTTATAGACAAAAAATTGCCTGCCAGGGAAATAGGCAGGCATGGTCAATTTCGCTAACTTGTAGTTAATTTATTACAGTGAACTGTGCTGCGGGCGGATGACCAGCGCTAGCGCCTGTTCTACCACAGATACATCAGCACCGGGCTTATGCGCATTTTCACTCAGATGACGACGCCATTGGCGCGCGCCAGGAATTCCCTGGAAAATACCCAGAATATGGCGGGTTATATGGCCTAGATAAGCGCCGCGTGACAGCTCTTGTTCAATGTAAGGATAAAGCGCTTCGATGGCTTTCACACTGTCAACCACTGGCGCATTCGGATCAAACAGTTCGCGATCCACTTGGGTCAAAATGCTGGGGTTTTGGTAAGCTTCGCGCCCCATCATCACCCCATCAAGATGCTTGAGATGTTCTTTGGCTTCAGCCAGCGTTTTGACCCCACCATTAATGGCAATGGTCAGTGCCGGGAAATCACGTTTAAGCTGATAAACTCGCTCATAATCCAGTGGCGGTACTTCGCGATTTTCTTTCGGGCTGAGTCCTGAAAGCCAAGCTTTACGAGCATGAATAGTGAAAATATCACACTCACCACGGCCTGCGACGGTTTGCACGAATTCACACAAGAACTCATAGCTATCCAACTCATCAATACCAATGCGGGTTTTCACCGTTACCGGAATAGAAACCACATCACGCATTGCTTTAATGCAATCAGCGACCAGATTGGCCTCCGCCATCAGGCAAGCCCCAAAACGGCCATTTTGCACCCGATCAGAGGGGCAACCGACATTAAGATTTATTTCATTATACCCACGAAGCTCTGCCTGTTTGGCACAATGCGCTAAGGCCTGCGGATCACTGCCACCCAGCTGTAATGCCACGGGATGGTCTTGCTCACTATAAGCCAGATAATCCCCTTTGCCGTGGATAATGGCACCGGTGGTCACCATTTCGGTGTACAACAAAGTCTGTTTAGTTAACAAGCGATGGAAATAACGGCAATGGCGATCTGTCCAGTCGAGCATCGGCGCGACGGAAAAACGTTGCAGGGGATAACTTGGCTTTTCGGCCTGAGTGCTGGAAAAAGTCTGAGCTTCGTGCATTTACTGTGGTTTCATCGGTTATGACTGCATCAATTGCCCATTGATATTACTTATTGAGCAAACTAAACAATGGGAAGGAATCAGGGATTATAACATAGAACTTTACGATGACTGCCTGAGTGATAGTTGTAGCGCAAAGAGTGAAAATTTACCGCTAACTGCTGCGACTTGCCAAAATATTGACACTCCGTGGCTCCTCATTTTTTCATCTATCGGCGATTATTAGTAAATATGATAAAATCGATACTATTCGAATGCTGCGGGATGTATATGATGAACCCTATCAATCAGGAAAAGCTGCTTGCCCAGGCGGAGAGCCTGTGCCAACAACGTAACGTCCGCCTGACACCGCAACGTCTTGAAGTATTACGATTAATGGCACAGCAGCCCGGTGCAATCAGCGCTTATGACCTGTTAGATCTGCTGCGTATTTCTGAGCCGCAAGCAAAACCACCCACAGTTTATCGCGCTTTGGATTTCTTGTTGGAACAAGGGTTTATTCACCGCGTAGAATCAGCGAACAGCTATGTGTTGTGTCATCATTTTGAAGAACCAACTCATACTTCTGCGCTTTTTATCTGCGATCGCTGCAAGATTGTGACAGAACGCACCACAGTCGGCATCGAAGAAGCCTTGGCGCTGTTAGCAAAACAGTCGGGTTTTACCCTACGTCATAGTGTGGTTGAGGCTCATGGTTTATGTGCGGAATGTGGAGAAGTTGAAGCCTGTGAAAGTCATGAACATTGTGACCACGACCATTCTATTGTGACGAAAAAGAAATAACCTTCTGGTGATAAAATCAAACTGTCGCTAGAAAGGCGGCAGTTTCGAAGGGAACCCACTTATAAAAAATTTACCGCCTATATCCAATATAATGGATGCGGTTCATAATATATAGAATAGGTGGAGAGTAATAAAGTATAAATAAGACACTTCCTTGTGTCCATATCGATATAAATACAGGAGTAGCAGAACATCCTCATTAAAATAATCATCACTCTACGAATAGAATGTGCCATTTAATAAAATGCATTCTGAAAAATGAGAGCCCCGATAGATTTATATCAATATCAGTTTAAATCCATTTAACGCTGTTACCAGCGATATTTACTGTGGTCTTCCCAGGCTTTAACTTCTTTCTCGGCTTGCTCTTTCTGATAGCCGTATTTCTCCTGGATTTTACCCACCAACTGGTCACGCTTACCTTCAATGACGGTCAGGTCATCATCAGTCAGCTTGCCCCAATTCTCTTTAACTTTACCTTTAAACTGCTTCCAGTTACCGTCGACTTGATCTTTATTCATAATATCTCCGTTACCTTAAGATTCGTCAGTTTATTTAATTCAACACGGTAAGTATATTTACTCCCTAAAAACAAATTTAATTTAAATGAGTTATTCACAGTCATAATTTAAATTAAATATTGTTGCTTCGCTTACCGTATGAATAACTATAGCAAAGGATACTGACAATTAAAGTAAGGTTAATATTAATCACTGTCATCATAGCAATAAACAGGAAATAAAAACTCGTAATTTTCAGTTAAAACAGCAATTAATAAGTTATTATCAGAATATTCTCAAACTAGATTGAGTTAAGTATTAGAGGAATTAAATGCTTTATATACCCTTCCATTGAAGGGTATATAAATAAACGTTAAAATCAGATCCAGTCGCCATTGCGGATGACACCAACAGCCAAACCTTCAATAGTGAAACTTTGCTCACGCAGATCGACAACAATCGGCTGAAACTCACTATTTTCTGGGAGAAGTTGTACGATATTACCTTGTTTTTTCAAACGTTTTACCGTCACTTCATCATCAATTCGCGCAACAACCACTTGCCCATTACGCACATCTTGAGTCTTATGTACCGCCAATAAGTCACCGTCCAGAATACCGATATCTCTCATCGACATCCCATTAACCCGCAACAAAAAATCTGCACTCGGCTTAAACATGGAAGGATCAACTTTGTAATGCCCTTCGATATGTTGTTGGGCTAACAGCGGCTCACCTGCGGCAACCCGACCAATCAGTGGCAGGCCATCTTCTTCTTCCATCAATAAACGGATACCACGGGAAGCGCCGGAAACAATCTCAATAACGCCCTTACGGGCCAGTGCTTTTAAATGCTCTTCAGCGGCGTTAGGAGAGCGAAACCCCAGACGCTGCGCAATTTCGGCACGGGTCGGTGGCATACCTGTTTGCGCTAGGTGGTCGCGCACCAGGTCATAAACCTCTTGCTGTCTGGTAGTAAGTGCTTTCATTCCGCCCCCTGTTTGTTTATACAGTCTTGCTGTGAGTATATACAGGTAAGCAGGTATTGGGAACCAAAGAGTGAATAAAAACAGGGATTAATCACTGTTTACATCAACAGCATTGATTAACCAGCATGTTGCCAAAGCACAGTTATCCATATAAATAGCGCCAACAAGATGGCCAGAGACACGGCGGCAGAGCCCATATCTTTAGCCCGGCCTGATAGTTCGTGGAATTCACTGCCGATGCGGTCCACCACGGCTTCGATGGCACTATTAATGATTTCGATAATAATCACTAAAACAACACTGCCAATCAATAAAATCCGTGTGATTGCATCTACATCCAGCCAGAAGGCCAGTATGATAGCGAGTATGGCGGCCACCATTTCTTGCCGAAATGCGGCTTCATTTTTCCAAGCTGCGGTTAAGCCTTTAACAGAATAACCCGCTGCTTTATAGATTCGGATTAACCCTGTTGATTGGTTCGCCATATTTTATTGCCTTTATCTTAAGTTAATGATGATTTTTGCCGTTTTCTGTTGTCTCATCACCACAGATCTCAAAACCACTTTCTGGTATCCTTGCGACGAATTGCTAACAAGAGGCTTCATGTAGTTATGTCAGGTTGGCGTAAAATATATTATAAGTTGTTGAATTTACCACTTAAACTGTTGGTAAAAAGCAAGGTTATTCCGGCAGATCCTGTGACTGAGTTAGGGTTAGACCCGTCTCGTCCTATTCTGTACGTTTTACCTTACAATTCTAAGGCTGATTTGCTGACTTTGCGAGCGCAATGTCTGGCGCAGGATCTGCCCGACCCATTGATTCCATTGGAAATCGATGGCGTAAGCCTTCCCAGCCATGTCTTTATCGATAACGGCCCGCGGGTGTTTCGCTATTACGCCCCGAAACAGGAGTCGGTCAAGCTATTCCACGATTATCTGGATCTGCATCGCAATAATCCGGAGCTGGATATCCAAATGCTGCCGGTCTCGGTAATGTTTGGCCGCTCTCCGGGGCGTGAAGGCCATGGTACGCCACATCTGCGCGTGCTAAACGGCGTGCAGAAATTCTTTGCTGTATTGTGGCTGGGCCGCGATAGTTTTGTGCGCTTTTCGACCACGGTATCACTGCGTCGAATGGCCAGTGAGCATGGTACCGATAAAACCATCGCCCATAAATTGGCACGCGTAGCGCGGATGCATTTCTCGCGTCAGCGGTTAGCTGCGGTTGGCCCGAGCCTACCGGCCCGTCAGGATTTGTTCAAAAAACTGTTAACGTCCAAAGCAATTGAAAAAGCAGTCGCCGATGAAGCGCGAACCAAAAAAATCTCTCACGAGAAAGCGCAACAAAACGCCATTACGCTAATGGAAGAAATAGCCGCCGACTTCTCTTATGAAGCTGTGCGTCTGTCCGACCGAGTCTTGAGCTGGACGTGGAACCGTTTGTATCAGGGCATCAATGTCCACAATGCAGAGCGCGTGCGGCAATTGGCACAAGATGGCCATGAAATCGTCTATGTGCCTTGCCATCGCAGCCATATGGACTATCTGCTGCTCTCCTATGTGCTTTATCATCAAGGGCTGGTGCCGCCGCATATTGCTGCCGGTATTAACTTGAATTTCTGGCCAGCTGGCCCGATTTTCCGCCGTCTGGGTGCGTTCTTTATTCGCCGTACCTTTAAAGGCAATAAACTTTATTCAACTGTGTTTCGTGAATATCTGGGCGAATTATTCACCCGTGGTTATTCAGTGGAATACTTTGTTGAAGGTGGGCGCTCACGGACTGGCCGCCTGCTGGAGCCTAAAACCGGCACACTGTCGATGACAATACAGGCCATGTTGCGTGGCGGTTCGCGCCCAATCACCTTAGTGCCGATTTATATCGGCTACGAACATGTGATGGAAGTGGGAACTTACGCCAAAGAATTACGTGGCGCGACCAAAGAGAAAGAGAGCCTGTTGCAGATGCTGCGGGGCTTGCGCAAGCTGCGTAATCTCGGCCAGGGCTATGTCAACTTTGGTGAGCCAATCCCGTTGACCACCTATCTGAACACCAATGTGCCGCAGTGGCGTGATGCTATCGACCCTATCGAAGCACAGCGCCCAAGCTGGCTGACACCGGCAGTGAATGATTTGGCTGGCCAGATTATGGTTCGGATTAACAATGCGGCGGCGGCCAATGCCATGAACTTATGTTCGACGGCATTGTTAGCTTCACGTCAGCGCTCACTCACTCGCGAGCAACTGCTCGAGCAACTCGATTGCTACTTGCAACTGATGCGCAATGTGCCTTATGCAAAAGATGTCACCGTGCCGGATAAGACGCCGGAAGAGTTACTTAATCACGCCTTGAATATGAATAAGTTT
Coding sequences within it:
- the lexA gene encoding transcriptional repressor LexA, producing MKALTTRQQEVYDLVRDHLAQTGMPPTRAEIAQRLGFRSPNAAEEHLKALARKGVIEIVSGASRGIRLLMEEEDGLPLIGRVAAGEPLLAQQHIEGHYKVDPSMFKPSADFLLRVNGMSMRDIGILDGDLLAVHKTQDVRNGQVVVARIDDEVTVKRLKKQGNIVQLLPENSEFQPIVVDLREQSFTIEGLAVGVIRNGDWI
- the pspG gene encoding envelope stress response protein PspG, which codes for MLEIFFVIGFFIMLMATGISLLGIFAALLVAAAFMMLGGLFVMMIKLLPWLILAVVVVWIWCSMQKPVIRRY
- the zur gene encoding zinc uptake transcriptional repressor Zur, encoding MNPINQEKLLAQAESLCQQRNVRLTPQRLEVLRLMAQQPGAISAYDLLDLLRISEPQAKPPTVYRALDFLLEQGFIHRVESANSYVLCHHFEEPTHTSALFICDRCKIVTERTTVGIEEALALLAKQSGFTLRHSVVEAHGLCAECGEVEACESHEHCDHDHSIVTKKK
- the plsB gene encoding glycerol-3-phosphate 1-O-acyltransferase PlsB; this translates as MSGWRKIYYKLLNLPLKLLVKSKVIPADPVTELGLDPSRPILYVLPYNSKADLLTLRAQCLAQDLPDPLIPLEIDGVSLPSHVFIDNGPRVFRYYAPKQESVKLFHDYLDLHRNNPELDIQMLPVSVMFGRSPGREGHGTPHLRVLNGVQKFFAVLWLGRDSFVRFSTTVSLRRMASEHGTDKTIAHKLARVARMHFSRQRLAAVGPSLPARQDLFKKLLTSKAIEKAVADEARTKKISHEKAQQNAITLMEEIAADFSYEAVRLSDRVLSWTWNRLYQGINVHNAERVRQLAQDGHEIVYVPCHRSHMDYLLLSYVLYHQGLVPPHIAAGINLNFWPAGPIFRRLGAFFIRRTFKGNKLYSTVFREYLGELFTRGYSVEYFVEGGRSRTGRLLEPKTGTLSMTIQAMLRGGSRPITLVPIYIGYEHVMEVGTYAKELRGATKEKESLLQMLRGLRKLRNLGQGYVNFGEPIPLTTYLNTNVPQWRDAIDPIEAQRPSWLTPAVNDLAGQIMVRINNAAAANAMNLCSTALLASRQRSLTREQLLEQLDCYLQLMRNVPYAKDVTVPDKTPEELLNHALNMNKFEVEKDNIGDIIILPREQAVLMTYYRNNIQHLLILPSLIASMVMYQRRITRAELLRQISMIYPMLKAELFLHYSKEQLPQTLDTLIDELARQQLICDKGNELVLNPARIRPLQLLAAGVRETLQRYAITLSLLSANPSINRGALEKESRIMAQRLSVLHGINAPEFFDKAVFSTLVGTLREEGYISDSGDAIQEHTLEVYNMLSALMTPEVKLTIESVSMPAETNNLLPEPAAEDKEDN
- a CDS encoding CsbD family protein, producing the protein MNKDQVDGNWKQFKGKVKENWGKLTDDDLTVIEGKRDQLVGKIQEKYGYQKEQAEKEVKAWEDHSKYRW
- a CDS encoding diacylglycerol kinase, which codes for MANQSTGLIRIYKAAGYSVKGLTAAWKNEAAFRQEMVAAILAIILAFWLDVDAITRILLIGSVVLVIIIEIINSAIEAVVDRIGSEFHELSGRAKDMGSAAVSLAILLALFIWITVLWQHAG
- the dusA gene encoding tRNA dihydrouridine(20/20a) synthase DusA; amino-acid sequence: MHEAQTFSSTQAEKPSYPLQRFSVAPMLDWTDRHCRYFHRLLTKQTLLYTEMVTTGAIIHGKGDYLAYSEQDHPVALQLGGSDPQALAHCAKQAELRGYNEINLNVGCPSDRVQNGRFGACLMAEANLVADCIKAMRDVVSIPVTVKTRIGIDELDSYEFLCEFVQTVAGRGECDIFTIHARKAWLSGLSPKENREVPPLDYERVYQLKRDFPALTIAINGGVKTLAEAKEHLKHLDGVMMGREAYQNPSILTQVDRELFDPNAPVVDSVKAIEALYPYIEQELSRGAYLGHITRHILGIFQGIPGARQWRRHLSENAHKPGADVSVVEQALALVIRPQHSSL